TGCTGTTTCTATTGCCGTTACATACCGCGTCACCGTTGCAGGCTAGCGTTGTAATGTAGTTATCCGCAATGGAGTAATAAACGGCAGTGTCGATAAACCACTGATGGCCGTTATAGCGCAGGCCGATTTCATAGTTGTCTGACGTTTCCGCTTTCAGGTTTGGATTACCGTAGATGGTACCGCCGCCAGCCGTTGTCTCGATATAGAGATGCGACAGAGAAGGGAACACGTAGCCTTCGGCATAAGAAAAGCGCAGTTCTGTGTTAGTAAATCCGGAATAGCGCAAGCTGGTGGACGTTGTTAACGTATTATCCCTAACGGTTTTTTTATCTTCTACCGAATAGCTGGTACCGGTTGTTGAATGAACGGTTTTACTGCCGCCATCAAGATTTTTGGATTCTAACCAGTATTGGCGAGCGCCCAGTGTCCACGTCCAATCTTCGGCTATTTTCAGTTCGTTTTGAGCAAAAGCAGCCCAGCTTGACTGCTCCCAGCGGTTATCCGACTCTTTTTGGCGCTGATAGTTTGTGGCAGGAGGAAAGCCAGTGGAGGTTGAAGAAGTGACTTGGCTAAGTGAATCCTGTGTGACCCTGTCACGCTGATATTGAGCGCCAACGAGCAGCGTGTCGTTTTGAAACGGTGTCAGGTCGGCCTGAAAGGTCAGGCCGTCCGTTTTTTGTTTGTCATTGGTGTTAGTTTTAGTGAGCACATCGAGGTTGCCGATCATTGGGCTGCCGGTCGGTGTACTCACTTCAATATGGTTACGAAACTGACGCTCAATTTCCTGACGATAGCCGTCTACGTGCAGATTTTTAACGATGTCGCCATTTATCTGATAGTCGTAAAAAAGCCCTACTTTTTCTCGAGTCAGTTTGGGAATTTTGACGCTAAAGGCCTGATACCCAGGCTCGTTGAAGTAAGTTTGTGTATCGAGCTTATAGCGATCGAGGGAAAGGCCGAACTTGTGCTTGCCCAGCGTATAGCCTAGCCACGCTCCCTGACTCTGATTATCAAAGCCGGTATTAGGCAGTCGACCGTCTGGCGTATCCCGATCGCCGTGATCGGCATAGCTAGCGTTTAGGCGGTAGTCAAAGCCATCGATAGAACCGTAGACGGCGGCAGACTCTGTCCATCCGTCAGTGGCGCTGTCATAGACCACGTTGATCTTGCCGCCAATCGGCTTATCGCCGCCTTTTTTGGTGATAAAGTTAATCACGCCGCCAATAGCCAGTGAACCATAGAGCACCGAGTGAGGGCCTTTAACCACTTCAATACGTTCAAGGGAAGAGCTGTCAATAAGCAATCCCGGGCCGGAGTTGTGGCCTGAGCGCTGGTAGGTAACCTCTTGGCCATCGATCAGAATTAACACCCTTGACGGTGCTTCACCACGAATGCGGATCTGCTTTCTGCCCGCCAGCGCATTATCATAAATCTCCACGCCGGGAACATCGCGCAGCGCTTCGGCTACAGAGTCTCCGGTGAGCTTATCCAGCGCCTGTCTGTCGACGACTTGAATCGACACCGGGCTTTCCCAAAGCGGTTTCTCCGAGCGGCTCGCGCTCACCACCATTGTATCGCCTTCTTTTTCCTCTACAGACTCCTGATTTGCCTGTGCGGCAGACACCGTGAGTAAAGAGGGAAGAAGGGCAGCCAGAAGCGTTTTCCTTGTTTTCATTTTTTTTCTCTACTTTTTAATGAGAATGATTATCGTTAGACTTTATAGAGAAAGAAAAGATGAGTTTCGAGTACTAATTTAGCGTTGTTTGATCAATGTCATGAAAATGAGAATTATTATCTATTGATTAAATAATAAAAATATCAATCAGTTAAATAATTCACGCGGTTTTTCTTTTGCAAAAAATTAACATTTTGATTAAGAGAATTCACGCTAATAAGATGAAAACAAACATGAAAAATGCATCTTTATAGTTGAGGATTTTGTTAAAAAAAAGAAAGAATTAGTCACCATGATAAGGATTTCGTTCTAAAAATAGCCTTTTAGACGTGGCAAAAAATTATTTGATAAACGATTATTATTATCATTTAATGCGAGTCATTTGATGTAAACCGACAGAATGAATCAGAGAATGAAAGATGGCTATTGATTTAACGCCTTACTATGCTCAGCCCGGACCTCTCCCTTTTCCCGATCGCCGTGCGACAATGCCTTGGCGCAACAGTGTACCGCTCCAGGCTGAAGCCATTAACGATGCCTGGCTTTCTTTGCTTCAAAGCGCCGTTCCTCATCGTAAAAGACTGCTGTATTTACATATCCCATTTTGCGCTACGCACTGTACGTTCTGTGGTTTTTACCAGAATAAGTTCAGCGAGCAAGACGCTCAGCGCTATGTCGACTATCTGCTCAAAGAGATTTCGCTGGAAGCCGATAGCCCTTTATTACAGTCCGCACCTATCCACGCTGTTTACTTCGGAGGAGGCACGCCAACTTCGCTTTCTGCGGAGGGGCTGTTTCGCATTATCAGGCGCCTGAAGTCGAGTTTACCTCTGGCGCCTGACTGTGAGATTACGGTTGAAGGGCGGATCCTCAACTTTGATGACGAGCGGATTGACGCTTGCTTAGACGCTGGCGCAAACCGTTTCTCTATCGGTATCCAGACCTTTGATACCCGCATCCGGCAGCGTATGGCAAGGACATCAGACAAAGAGCAGTCCATTGCATTTTTACACAACCTGTGCAGTCGCGATAAAGCCGCTGTGGTTTGCGATCTGATATTTGGCTTACCCGGACAAACGCCGGAAACCTGGCGCGAAGATATTGCGATTGTGAAAGATCTGGCGTTGGACGGCGTAGACCTTTACGCGCTGAACCTGCTGCCGACAACGCCATTGGCTAAAGCGGCAGAAAACCAGCGAGTCACCCTGCCTGACGTAACGGCACGGCGCGATTTTTACCTACAGGGCGCTGATATTTTAGCGCAGTATGGCTGGCGTCAGCTGAGCAACAGTCACTGGGCCAGAACTACGCGGGAAAGAAACCTCTACAATCTGCTGATCAAGCAGGGTGCCGACTGCCTAGCAATGGGATCAGGGGCGGGCGGAAATTTAAACGGCCAAGCCTACATGATGGAGCGCCGTCTTGATACCTATTACCAAACCCTCGATGAAGGGCGTAAGCCAATCATGATGATGACTCAGTCCGCGGGAGACGCCGCCCGCTGGCGTCACGAGCTACAGGCAGGAATTGAAGTAGGGCGAATCGATCTGCCCGCCTTAACGCCGCGCGCAGCCGATCTATCACCGTTGGTTTTCCAATGGCGGCAGGCCGGGCTGGTGCAGGATGATGCGCTCTGTATTCGACTCACGGACGAAGGGCGCTTTTGGGCCAGCAATCTGCTGAGTTCGCTACAGCAGCTGGTTATGCAGCTAAACGGATAACGCTTTACCGCGCTGCTAATTGGCGGCGTTTACCGATTCAAAAGATAAAAACCTAACGCTATTAGAAAGGAATTGTTCATGAGTGAAGTAACCCTGAATGAGTTTATGAAAACCAACCCGGACGGCACGCTAGAAGACATCGCTCGCCAGTATCAAACGTCTCTGCTGGACGTGGTCGACTCTCTGCCGACACGCACCATTGCCGCTGGCGACAAATTCGATACGGTGTGGGACGCCATGACAGCCTGGGGGCCGGTAACGACGCTGATTCACAATCATGACGTTATTCTGGAATTTCACGGCGAACTGCCTTCTGGTTTCCACCGTCACGGCTACTACAACCTGCGCGGAAAAAGCGGCTTGAGTGGCCACATTAAGGCAGAGAATATTCGCCATATCGCATTGATTGAACGGCCGTTTATGGGCATGGCGACGGCTTCTATCGTGTTCTTCAATGAACAAAAACAGGCCATGTTTAAAGTGTTCCTCGGTCGCGACAGCCATCGTCAGCTTTTACCTGAACAGGTTGAGGCGTTTCGCCGTTTGGCCGCTGATTTAGCGAGCAATGCTCAATGAACCCGTGGCTAATATTTGGCGCGGCAAAGGGCACTGGCGCTCACTTAGTTGACTGTGCGCTAGAAAACCAGCGCCCGATATTTGCACTGCTGCGCCGAGAAGAAGACGCTGCGCGCCTGCGCGAGCGGGGCGTCATCGCGCTGGTTGGCGACGCGACGGATACGGTGGTCGTGGAGCGCCTCTGCACTATGGCGGGCCCTGATAGTACAGTGATATCTACCATGGGCGGCAGTCAGGACTATTTGGCACACCGCACGGTTATCGATGCGGCACAGAAATCAGGTATCAAAAATATGCTGATGGTGACATCTCTTGGCTGTGGCGACAGCTGGCCGACGCTGTCCGAACGCGCTAAGGCCGCATTTGGTCAGGCGGTTAGGGAAAAGTCATTGGCAGAAGTCTGGCTACAGACCAGTGGGCTTGGCTACTGCATTCTTCGCCCCGGAGGTCTCTTAAACGGCGAGGCGACGAAAAAGGCTCAGTGCTATCAACATCAGGAAGTGCACGGCTTCGTTAACCGTAGCGACGTTGCCTTAACCATTGTTGCCCAAATACATCAGGGACTAAGCGGGCAGATTTACAGTGTGGTTGAACCGGGGCTCAGTCCCGCTGGCGCTTAATCCAGACCGTCAGGCTATTGCAGAGGCATCGCAATTTGAAAAGCTATCGTTACGTAAAGACGACTCTTTGGGGGCTGCTATTTTTACTGCTGGCGCTCACGCTATCAGCGGCAAATCTTGGCGCCTTTAAGCTGTCGTTTAGCACACTCTGGCAGGCACCAGCAGACGACATGGTTTGGGAGATTTGGCTTAATATTCGTTTACCCAGAGTGCTGCTGGCGACTGTTGTAGGCTGCGCGCTGGCGACGTCTGGTGCAGTGATGCAGGGGCTGTTCCGTAACCCACTGGCGGATCCTGGGCTGTTGGGGATCAGCAGCGGGGCAGCGATGTTCGTCGGGCTGGCCATCGTTTTTCCCTACACGCTGCCTCCCAGTATCAGTCTTTATGGTCACATGGTAGCGGCGTTTCTTGGCAGCCTGTCTGTGTGCGTGGTTATCTTTCTGCTCAGCCGAGGCGGTCACGGTTCACTATCGCGGCTGCTTTTGGCGGGGATTGCAATTAATGCGCTGTGCGGTTCGTCCGTCGGCGTTTTAAGCTATATTGGCGACGACCAGCAGCTTCGCCAGCTGTCGGTGTGGATGATGGGGAGTCTCGGTCAGGCTCAGTGGTCTACGTTGGCCATCGCCGCTTCGGTGATTGTCCCTGTGACGCTGTTGACTCTACTGTCCGCTAATCGCCTCAATTTGCTACAGCTTGGGGATGAGGAAGCGCACTATTTAGGCGTTAACGTCTATAAAACTAAAATCAGGCTGCTGGTTCTCAGCGCGCTACTGGTTGGCGTTTGTGTTGCTGTCAGCGGCATCATTGGTTTTATTGGCCTAGTTATTCCTCACCTAATTCGTATGCGCATCGGCGCGGATCATCGCTGGCTGCTTCCCGGCTCGGCGCTGGGTGGAGCCTGCCTGCTCTTATTGGCCGACACTGTCGCAAGAACGGCGGCAGCGCCGTCTGAAATGCCGGTTGGGTTGATTACCAGCCTGATTGGCGGCCCTTACTTTTTATGGCTGATCGTAAAACCGAGAGGTGTTGCCCGTGCTTGAAGCTGATAGCGTGTATTACCAAACAGGGCGACTTTGCCTGACACAGGACGTCAGTTTGCAGTTAAAGCCGGGAGAGCTGGTGACAATCATTGGGCCGAATGGCGCGGGGAAATCCACGCTGCTGCGCTTACTGACGGGCTATTTGACGCCGTCATCAGGGGAATGTCGTCTCATGGGAAAACGAATGACAGACTGGTGTCCACACGCGCTGGCGCGCACTCGCGCGGTAATGCGTCAGCATTCCGATCTGGCTTTTCCTTTTAGCGTTCGAGATGTCATTACCATGGGGCGTTTCCCTTACGGTAAGGCGCGTCAGCAGGAGGCTATTGAACAAGTGCTGATACAAACGGAGTGTCAGTCTTTAGCCCATCGAGACTATCGTCACCTGTCCGGCGGTGAGCAACAGCGGGTTCAGCTAGCTCGGGTGCTGGTTCAGCTGTGGCAGCCAGAACCTGAGGCTAAATGGCTATTTTTGGATGAACCGACGTCAGCGTTAGATCTATACCACCAGCAGCAGACGTTAAGGCTGCTAAAACAGCTGACAAAGACCCTAAACTTTAGCGTGTGCTGTGTGCTGCACGATCTTAACTTAGCATCGCTCTATTCTGACCGAGTGGTACTGCTGCATCAGGGAAAACTGGTCGCACAGGGCACGCCAGAGCAGGTGATGCAGGCAGAGCCGTTAACTCAGTGGTATCAGGCCGATCTTGGGATTCACCGCCATCCTGAATCGCAGCAGCCGCAGGTTTATCTACGTCAGTGAGACGTCTCTGAGAACTGCATCAGTGACAATGTCACTATTCACAATATTGCCGCTGAACAGCGGCAATTGGGTATTTAGCCCAGCGCAACCTTAACACCCAATCCTATCAGCACAACGCCCAGCACTTTATCTACCGAACGCTGTACTTTGGCAAGCCAGCGCCGAACCGGCGCGCTTTGAATCAGAAAAACCAGCACAGGCCACCAGATAGCCGCAAGGATCCAGATAATAAAGGCGTACCACAGCTTTTCTCCAGTGCTGGAGTTCAGGTTAAGAACCTGAGTGAACACCGATAGAAAAAACAGTGTCGCTTTGGGGTTAAGCAAATTACACAGGTAGCCTTGAATAAACGCATTTTTATACGTGGTTTGCTGTTTTGCTACCTGAGAAACATCCATTTTACTGTTGCCTTTAGCCAGCAGCGCCTGAGCGCCAATCCAAATCAGATAGCCTGCGCCGACGTACTTCAACAGGTTAAACAGCCAGGGAGTGGTCGTGATCACCACCGCCAAACCCGCAACGCAGTAGGCCATGTGGGTTGCCACTGCCATAATAATGCCCAGCGCGGTGACCATGGCCACAGAGCGGCGATAGCGGGCGGCGTTCTTGATCACTAAAAAGAAGTCAGGGCCGGGAGAGAGCATTCCAAGTGTGGCAATAGTGGCGACAAAAAGGGATGTTTCTAGCATAGCGGCTCCGAAAAAAGGTGAGAATTCCTCATCATGTCAGAGCATCGAGTAAAAAGACAGGGGGAAAAGTACCGTAGGGTAAGCAAGGTCAGTCAGGCGAGGGACGAGAGATAAAAGAAAGCCGGGTTAGCGTGATGCCTTCCCGGCAAGCTTATCTATTTATCAAGTTTAATGATGCGCTTGACGTCCAGCTCAATAGAGTTCCAGTCTTTATCAATCTCACCCTGTAACTCAACGCGATCGTCCGGAGTGACAATCTGTCCCATCCAGCGTTTGTCATCGATATCGACATTAATAGTGCCGGTATC
This DNA window, taken from Leminorella richardii, encodes the following:
- a CDS encoding TonB-dependent receptor plug domain-containing protein is translated as MKTRKTLLAALLPSLLTVSAAQANQESVEEKEGDTMVVSASRSEKPLWESPVSIQVVDRQALDKLTGDSVAEALRDVPGVEIYDNALAGRKQIRIRGEAPSRVLILIDGQEVTYQRSGHNSGPGLLIDSSSLERIEVVKGPHSVLYGSLAIGGVINFITKKGGDKPIGGKINVVYDSATDGWTESAAVYGSIDGFDYRLNASYADHGDRDTPDGRLPNTGFDNQSQGAWLGYTLGKHKFGLSLDRYKLDTQTYFNEPGYQAFSVKIPKLTREKVGLFYDYQINGDIVKNLHVDGYRQEIERQFRNHIEVSTPTGSPMIGNLDVLTKTNTNDKQKTDGLTFQADLTPFQNDTLLVGAQYQRDRVTQDSLSQVTSSTSTGFPPATNYQRQKESDNRWEQSSWAAFAQNELKIAEDWTWTLGARQYWLESKNLDGGSKTVHSTTGTSYSVEDKKTVRDNTLTTSTSLRYSGFTNTELRFSYAEGYVFPSLSHLYIETTAGGGTIYGNPNLKAETSDNYEIGLRYNGHQWFIDTAVYYSIADNYITTLACNGDAVCNGNRNSSRSTYQYYANVDKAYTYGMELHAEYSGWSFVPYVTGNMMQRELKMDTRSTYDTGEPMLTGRFGVRKNLFLEIVDVEADVYLRAASGAKDKTTDIEYRYPGWTTANIALTSRFGSDNQYQVNLALNNLTDKRYQTARESIPASGFNTAIGFGFSF
- the hutX gene encoding heme utilization cystosolic carrier protein HutX encodes the protein MSEVTLNEFMKTNPDGTLEDIARQYQTSLLDVVDSLPTRTIAAGDKFDTVWDAMTAWGPVTTLIHNHDVILEFHGELPSGFHRHGYYNLRGKSGLSGHIKAENIRHIALIERPFMGMATASIVFFNEQKQAMFKVFLGRDSHRQLLPEQVEAFRRLAADLASNAQ
- a CDS encoding FecCD family ABC transporter permease; protein product: MKSYRYVKTTLWGLLFLLLALTLSAANLGAFKLSFSTLWQAPADDMVWEIWLNIRLPRVLLATVVGCALATSGAVMQGLFRNPLADPGLLGISSGAAMFVGLAIVFPYTLPPSISLYGHMVAAFLGSLSVCVVIFLLSRGGHGSLSRLLLAGIAINALCGSSVGVLSYIGDDQQLRQLSVWMMGSLGQAQWSTLAIAASVIVPVTLLTLLSANRLNLLQLGDEEAHYLGVNVYKTKIRLLVLSALLVGVCVAVSGIIGFIGLVIPHLIRMRIGADHRWLLPGSALGGACLLLLADTVARTAAAPSEMPVGLITSLIGGPYFLWLIVKPRGVARA
- the hutW gene encoding heme anaerobic degradation radical SAM methyltransferase ChuW/HutW, translating into MAIDLTPYYAQPGPLPFPDRRATMPWRNSVPLQAEAINDAWLSLLQSAVPHRKRLLYLHIPFCATHCTFCGFYQNKFSEQDAQRYVDYLLKEISLEADSPLLQSAPIHAVYFGGGTPTSLSAEGLFRIIRRLKSSLPLAPDCEITVEGRILNFDDERIDACLDAGANRFSIGIQTFDTRIRQRMARTSDKEQSIAFLHNLCSRDKAAVVCDLIFGLPGQTPETWREDIAIVKDLALDGVDLYALNLLPTTPLAKAAENQRVTLPDVTARRDFYLQGADILAQYGWRQLSNSHWARTTRERNLYNLLIKQGADCLAMGSGAGGNLNGQAYMMERRLDTYYQTLDEGRKPIMMMTQSAGDAARWRHELQAGIEVGRIDLPALTPRAADLSPLVFQWRQAGLVQDDALCIRLTDEGRFWASNLLSSLQQLVMQLNG
- a CDS encoding heme ABC transporter ATP-binding protein produces the protein MLPVLEADSVYYQTGRLCLTQDVSLQLKPGELVTIIGPNGAGKSTLLRLLTGYLTPSSGECRLMGKRMTDWCPHALARTRAVMRQHSDLAFPFSVRDVITMGRFPYGKARQQEAIEQVLIQTECQSLAHRDYRHLSGGEQQRVQLARVLVQLWQPEPEAKWLFLDEPTSALDLYHQQQTLRLLKQLTKTLNFSVCCVLHDLNLASLYSDRVVLLHQGKLVAQGTPEQVMQAEPLTQWYQADLGIHRHPESQQPQVYLRQ
- a CDS encoding LysE family transporter encodes the protein MLETSLFVATIATLGMLSPGPDFFLVIKNAARYRRSVAMVTALGIIMAVATHMAYCVAGLAVVITTTPWLFNLLKYVGAGYLIWIGAQALLAKGNSKMDVSQVAKQQTTYKNAFIQGYLCNLLNPKATLFFLSVFTQVLNLNSSTGEKLWYAFIIWILAAIWWPVLVFLIQSAPVRRWLAKVQRSVDKVLGVVLIGLGVKVALG
- a CDS encoding NAD(P)H-binding protein, with the translated sequence MNPWLIFGAAKGTGAHLVDCALENQRPIFALLRREEDAARLRERGVIALVGDATDTVVVERLCTMAGPDSTVISTMGGSQDYLAHRTVIDAAQKSGIKNMLMVTSLGCGDSWPTLSERAKAAFGQAVREKSLAEVWLQTSGLGYCILRPGGLLNGEATKKAQCYQHQEVHGFVNRSDVALTIVAQIHQGLSGQIYSVVEPGLSPAGA